The following are encoded together in the Marinitoga litoralis genome:
- a CDS encoding glutamine synthetase family protein, whose translation MLNFFKVDKIPEDYDFLDIMVVDIFGKLKHVTLPKSYVSEKIFKEGIGFDASNFGFAKVTDSDMVAIPDLSKMYLEEKEDMRILHVLSDVINPSSGNYFDQYPRSIAKETLKYIKNSNIADDAKVLVELEFHIFDNVNYKTASTESYYYVENSEGLGEEHDYPKASASSYHLNEPYDIHFDLRNEIVKVLENAGIPVKYHHHEVGIAQHEIELNFMSLVDASDNVTLAKYLIRRVAADYGLYVTFMPKPLYNMPGNGMHVHQYLEKDGKSLFVGDELYNLSNLALNYTAGVLKHSLSGSLLSWSNPSTNSFKRLVPGFEAPISASFSKGSRSAAIRIPGYLSKADTRIEFRTGDATANIYFFLSAMVLAGLNGIENNLDPVELGFHSKGENDKEFPLNLKDVIYGLKKDNDYLKTFPESLINKWIDTKIKEANLIYSIPQPKEFELYFEL comes from the coding sequence ATGTTAAATTTTTTCAAGGTTGATAAAATTCCTGAAGATTATGATTTTTTAGATATTATGGTTGTAGATATATTTGGAAAATTAAAACATGTAACTTTACCAAAAAGCTATGTTAGTGAAAAAATTTTCAAAGAAGGTATAGGGTTTGATGCATCTAATTTTGGATTTGCTAAAGTTACAGATTCTGATATGGTCGCTATACCAGATTTATCAAAAATGTATTTAGAAGAAAAAGAAGATATGAGGATATTACATGTTTTATCTGATGTAATTAACCCTTCAAGTGGTAATTATTTTGATCAATATCCTAGAAGTATTGCAAAAGAAACTTTGAAATATATAAAAAATTCTAATATAGCCGATGATGCAAAAGTGCTTGTAGAATTAGAATTTCATATTTTCGATAATGTGAATTATAAAACAGCTTCCACAGAATCATATTATTATGTTGAAAATTCTGAAGGTTTGGGAGAAGAACATGATTATCCAAAAGCTAGTGCTTCTTCATACCATTTAAATGAACCATATGATATACATTTTGATTTAAGAAATGAAATAGTGAAGGTATTAGAAAATGCTGGTATACCGGTAAAATATCATCATCACGAAGTTGGAATTGCACAACATGAAATAGAATTAAATTTTATGTCTTTAGTTGATGCTTCAGATAATGTAACTTTAGCAAAGTATTTAATAAGAAGAGTCGCTGCTGATTACGGATTATACGTAACATTTATGCCAAAACCATTATACAATATGCCTGGTAATGGTATGCATGTCCATCAATACTTAGAAAAAGATGGAAAAAGTTTATTCGTAGGTGATGAATTATATAATTTAAGCAATTTAGCTTTAAACTATACCGCCGGTGTTTTAAAACATAGTTTATCTGGATCATTATTATCTTGGTCAAATCCAAGTACTAATTCATTCAAAAGACTTGTTCCAGGATTCGAAGCACCTATATCAGCTTCTTTCTCAAAAGGTAGTAGAAGTGCTGCAATTAGAATTCCTGGCTACTTAAGTAAAGCTGATACAAGAATAGAATTTAGAACAGGTGATGCAACTGCAAATATATATTTCTTCTTATCAGCTATGGTGTTAGCAGGTTTAAATGGAATTGAAAATAATTTAGATCCTGTTGAATTAGGATTCCATTCCAAAGGTGAAAATGACAAGGAATTTCCATTAAATTTAAAAGATGTTATATATGGTCTTAAGAAAGATAACGATTATTTAAAAACATTCCCTGAATCATTAATTAATAAATGGATAGATACAAAAATCAAAGAAGCAAATTTAATATATTCTATTCCTCAACCTAAAGAATTTGAATTATATTTTGAATTATAA
- a CDS encoding glutaredoxin family protein: MAHVKIAIYTTSRCPWCKKAKNYFKQLGIPFKEYNVEKDQRAAERMVKKTGQMGVPVIEIGNQTIVGFDKAKIERLLGI, encoded by the coding sequence ATGGCGCATGTCAAAATAGCTATATATACTACATCAAGATGTCCATGGTGTAAGAAAGCTAAAAATTATTTTAAACAATTAGGTATTCCTTTTAAAGAATACAATGTTGAAAAAGATCAAAGAGCTGCTGAAAGAATGGTTAAAAAAACAGGACAAATGGGTGTTCCTGTTATAGAAATAGGGAATCAAACTATTGTTGGATTTGATAAAGCTAAAATAGAAAGACTATTAGGTATTTAA
- a CDS encoding STAS domain-containing protein encodes MKKEIYGNSATIFLQGRIDINNSEELRDELNELAENGIKRIFIDMSELDYIDSSGLGRILYFFMNYKKQGGSMELHNVRNENVKKVIEIVRLDKIIPVKEYNVE; translated from the coding sequence ATGAAAAAAGAAATATACGGAAATAGTGCTACTATTTTTTTACAAGGCAGAATAGATATTAATAATTCTGAAGAATTAAGAGATGAATTAAATGAATTAGCTGAAAATGGTATAAAAAGAATATTTATAGATATGTCAGAATTAGACTATATTGATAGTAGTGGATTAGGTAGAATATTATACTTCTTCATGAATTATAAAAAGCAAGGCGGATCAATGGAGTTACATAATGTAAGAAATGAAAATGTAAAGAAAGTAATTGAAATTGTTAGATTAGATAAAATTATTCCTGTAAAAGAATATAATGTCGAATAA